The Gemmatimonadales bacterium genome has a window encoding:
- a CDS encoding transposase, with amino-acid sequence MPALLDAEVAPLRVLLGPLNGEIVAADARLASVVAGDPVVTQLCTAPGIGPVTAVAFVATLDVVTRFKSEHQVEAYLGLTPQEYSSGERQHRGRISKTGNVRMRYLLVTHAMSYGGVADPAPCWSLKFARICPAPRAGASTTFRTFGPESATPRISERRARESRARNPIRMPGPSTPSARERDWIPSRCQ; translated from the coding sequence TTGCCGGCCCTCCTGGACGCCGAGGTGGCGCCGCTGCGCGTCCTCCTGGGGCCGCTCAACGGCGAGATCGTTGCCGCCGACGCGCGCTTGGCCTCCGTGGTCGCCGGCGATCCGGTCGTGACCCAGCTGTGCACCGCGCCGGGCATCGGGCCGGTGACGGCGGTGGCGTTCGTGGCCACCCTGGACGTCGTGACGCGGTTCAAGAGCGAGCACCAGGTCGAAGCGTACCTCGGCCTGACGCCGCAGGAGTACAGCTCCGGCGAGCGGCAGCACCGGGGGCGGATCAGCAAGACCGGGAATGTGCGGATGCGCTACCTGCTGGTCACGCACGCGATGTCCTATGGTGGTGTCGCCGACCCTGCACCGTGTTGGAGTCTAAAGTTCGCTCGCATCTGTCCGGCTCCGAGGGCGGGTGCGTCAACGACGTTTCGAACATTCGGACCAGAAAGCGCGACCCCACGAATCTCAGAGCGTCGGGCTCGGGAGAGCCGGGCCCGAAACCCGATTCGAATGCCAGGACCCTCCACGCCGTCAGCTCGTGAAAGAGACTGGATTCCATCGAGATGCCAGTAG